The Verrucomicrobiales bacterium genome has a window encoding:
- a CDS encoding DUF4304 domain-containing protein, giving the protein MNQAGKSFLAGLHALHMKPRGYTKVRGTFSKTGVGYVNRIMIQGSAWSTDADKCRFYINCGMEFSDLPPRVPARDFPGTHCWARSDVIMPGTPSEFDYEIGHSDLILEVATLISKVSSIVERRWPQYREDYLRTASPWITGT; this is encoded by the coding sequence ATGAATCAAGCAGGTAAGTCATTCCTGGCGGGTCTGCACGCTCTGCATATGAAGCCTCGGGGGTACACCAAGGTTCGCGGCACTTTCTCCAAGACGGGCGTCGGTTACGTTAATCGAATAATGATCCAGGGGAGTGCCTGGAGCACTGATGCTGACAAGTGTCGGTTCTACATCAATTGCGGGATGGAGTTCAGTGATCTGCCACCACGGGTTCCCGCGCGTGATTTTCCAGGGACGCACTGTTGGGCACGTTCAGATGTCATCATGCCCGGTACTCCTTCGGAGTTCGACTATGAGATCGGGCATTCCGACTTGATCCTCGAGGTCGCGACTCTGATCTCCAAGGTGAGTTCAATCGTTGAGCGGAGATGGCCACAGTATCGTGAGGATTACCTGCGGACTGCTTCCCCCTGGATCACCGGGACCTAA